In Nocardia sp. NBC_01327, the genomic stretch AGTTGACCTGGGCCACGCCCGAGGGCATCGACGTGGCACCGGTTTTCACCAAGGCCGATCGCGATGCCATTGTCGCCGAGGGCTATCCGCTCGACAGTGTGCCGGGTCTGGCCCCGTTCGTGCGTGGCCCGTACCCGACCATGTACGTGAACCAGCCGTGGACCATTCGCCAGTACGCGGGTTTCTCCACCGCCGCGGACTCGAATGCCTTCTACCGCCGCAATCTCGCGTCGGGTCAGAAGGGCCTGTCGGTCGCCTTCGACCTGGCCACGCACCGCGGTTACGACTCCGATCACCCGCGCGTCACCGGTGATGTGGGTATGGCCGGTGTCGCCATCGACTCCATCCTGGATATGCGGGAACTGTTCGATCAGATTCCGCTGGACCAGGTTTCGGTGTCCATGACCATGAACGGCGCGGTGCTGCCGATTCTGGCGCTGTACGTCGTCGCCGCCGAGGAGCAGGGCGTCAAGCCCGAGCAGCTGGCCGGAACCATTCAGAACGACATTCTGAAAGAGTTCATGGTCCGCAATACCTACATCTATCCGCCCAAGCCCTCGATGCGGATCATCTCCGACATCTTTGCCTTCACCTCCGCGAAGATGCCGAAGTTCAACTCGATCTCCATCTCCGGCTACCACATTCAGGAAGCCGGAGCCACGGCCGATCTGGAGCTGGCGTACACCCTCGCCGACGGTGTGGAGTACCTGCGCGCCGGTATCGACGCGGGTATGCCGGTCGACAAGTTCGCGCCGCGGCTGTCGTTCTTCTGGGCCATCGGCATGAACTTCTTCATGGAGGTCGCCAAACTCCGTGCGGGACGGCTGCTCTGGAGTGAGCTGGTCGCCAAGTTCGAGCCCGAGAACGCGAAATCGCTGTCGCTGCGCACACATTCGCAGACCTCCGGCTGGTCGCTGACCGCGCAGGACGTGTTCAACAATGTCCCGCGCACGTGTGTGGAGGCCATGGCCGCCACCCAGGGCCACACCCAGTCGCTGCACACCAACGCGCTCGACGAGGCGCTGGCGCTGCCGACGGACTTCTCCGCACGCATCGCCCGCAATACCCAGCTGTTGATTCAGCAGGAGTCCAATACGACTCGTCCGATCGACCCGTGGGGCGGCTCGTACTACGTCGAGTGGCTGACCCATCAGCTCGCGCAGCGGGCTCGCGCCCACATTGCCGAGGTGGAGGCGCACGGCGGTATGGCGCAGGCGATTTCGGAGGGCATCCCGAAGCTGCGCATCGAAGAGGCCGCCGCTCGCACCCAGGCGCGCATCGATACCGGGCAGCAGGCGGTCATCGGCGTCAATAAGTATCAGGCCGAAGAGGACCAGGCGATCGAGGTTCTCAAGGTCGAGAACTCGCGCGTGCGGGTCGAGCAGAACGAGAAGCTCGTCCGGCTGCGCGCCGAGCGTGACAGTGCCGAGTGCGAGCGCGCGCTGGCCGATTTGACCCGCGCCGCAGCCTCTTCCGAGGGCGGCATGGAGAACAACCTGATGGCGCTGGCCATTGCCGCCGCCCGCGCCAAGGCCACCGTCGGTGAGATCTCCGACGCGCTGGAGAAGGTGTACGGCCGCCATCAGGCCGAAATCCGCACGCTCTCCGGTGTTTACCGCGAGGAGGCCGGCAAGGTGACCAATATCAGCGACGCCATCGAGCTGGTCGAGGAATTCGCCGAGGCGGAGGGCCGTCGTCCCCGCATCCTGGTCTGCAAGATGGGTCAGGACGGCCACGACCGCGGCCAGAAGGTGATCGCGACCGCCTTCGCCGACCTCGGCATGGATGTCGATGTGGGCCCGCTGTTCCAGACGCCCGAAGAGGTGGCGCAGCAGGCGGCCGACAACGACGTGCACATTGTCGGCGTCTCCTCGCTCGCGGCCGGTCACCTCACCCTGGTGCCCGCCCTCAAGCAGGCGCTGGCCGATGTCGGCCGCCCCGACATCATGGTGGTTGTCGGCGGCGTCATCCCGCCCGGCGACTTCGACGAGCTGTACCGGGCCGGCGCGGCCTCGATCTTCGCGCCCGGCACGGTCATCGCCGACGCCGCCATCGACCTGATCAAGAAGCTGGCCGATTCGCTGGGCCACGAGATCGGCACCGGCGCAAGCGAATGAGCGACGCGCCGCGCACAGCCGAGGGTGGTTCCGGCCACCCTCGGCTCGGCACCACCTCCGGCACCGGCGTGGCGGGGAGCGGACCCAGTTCCGCGGGCCGGGCCGCCAAGCGGATCATCGACGTCGACCAGCTGGCCGCATCGGTGCGGGCGGGGGAGCGGTCGGGCCTCGCCCGCGCCATCACCCTGGTCGAATCCGCGCGCGGTGATCACCGGGAGCTGGCGCAGCAATTGCTGCTGCGGGTCACCCCCGACGCCGATGCCGCGGTCTCGAATCGTGTTGGCATCACCGGTGTTCCGGGTGTCGGCAAGTCGACCTTCATCGACGCGCTGGGTATGAAGCTGCTCGCCGAGGGCCACCGGGTGGCCGTACTGGCGGTGGATCCGTCCTCGACTCGCACCGGCGGTTCCATCCTCGGCGACAAGACCCGCATGGCGCGATTGTCCCTGGAGCGCGACGCTTTCATCCGCCCGTCCCCGACCGCGGGCACCCTCGGCGGTGTGGCCAAGGCGACCCGCGAAACCATCGTGCTGCTCGAAGCCGCAGGCTACGACACCATTCTGGTGGAGACGGTCGGCGTCGGCCAGTCCGAGGTCACCGTCGCCAATATGGTGGACGTCTTCTGCTTCCTCACCCTCGCCCGCACCGGCGACCAACTCCAGGGCATCAAGAAGGGCGTCCTGGAACTGGCCGACCTGGTCGCGGTCAACAAGGCCGACGGCAAACACGAACTCGAAGCCAAATCCGCCGCCCGCGAACTGGCCGGCGCCATGCGCCTGATCCACCCCCGCCAATCCCTCTGGCACCCACCGGTGATCACCATGAGCGGCCTGGAAGGCACCGGCCTGGAACAGTTCTGGGACACCGTCCTGCAACACCGCCAGGTCCTCACCGACGCAGGCGAATTCGACGAAAAGCGCCGCCGCCAGCAAATCGACTGGACCTGGACCATGGTCCACGACCACCTCCTCCGCCGCCTCACCGACAACCCCGACGTCAAATCCCTCCGCCCCCAGGTGGAAAAACAAGTCCGCGACGGCTCCCTCACCCCCGCCCTGGCCGCCGAAGAAATCCTCCGCGTCTTCGACAACCGCCCCTGACCCATTCAGCTGCGAGCCAGACTTTGCCGAATCCCATCCAGCCGCAAACGGCGTGGCAGCGAGTCCGACTGTCACGCCGTCCGCTCGGACGGCACAGCCCGTGTCGCAGCGGTACAGCCGGGGAAGAGGTTGTACGGCGTTGAGACGGCCCGCACGGTCGGCTGACTGTCCGACCGCAGTGGCTAGGTGACGGCAGGTTCGAATCCGGCGCGGGTGTCGGCGCGTACGGCGCTTCATTCAACGGCACAGCCTGTGTCTCAGCGGCACAGACCTCGTAGAGGGTGTGCGGAGTTGAGACGGCCCGCACGGTCGGCTGACTGTCCGATTGCAGTGGCCAGGTGACCGTGCCGGTTCGAATCCGGAGAGGTGTTCGCTGGTACGCCGTTTCGCGTGACGACGCAGCCCGCGTCCTGGCTGCACAGACCGGGTGGAGACTGTGTGGCGTTGGGGCGGGCTGTGGCATCGAGGGAAGTGGGGGCGGGGTTTTCGAGCGTGTGGGGGATGGGTTCGGTGCGGTGCGTAGGGTCGGCGGGTGTGATTGGTTCTGTGAAGGCGTCGGAGGCTGTGGGGCACGAACGGGTGTGGGGTGCGCCGATTTTCGTGCTGGGTGGGTTGCAGTTGCTGGTGGTGCTCGACGGGACGGTAGTGGCGCTGGCATTGCCGAATATTCGGCGGGCGCTGGATTTGTCGGAGTCGG encodes the following:
- the scpA gene encoding methylmalonyl-CoA mutase gives rise to the protein MSDIKHLIGNFAEVPLGEPNAAEAAPVAAEQVDAFVAEAAAANHYAPEQLTWATPEGIDVAPVFTKADRDAIVAEGYPLDSVPGLAPFVRGPYPTMYVNQPWTIRQYAGFSTAADSNAFYRRNLASGQKGLSVAFDLATHRGYDSDHPRVTGDVGMAGVAIDSILDMRELFDQIPLDQVSVSMTMNGAVLPILALYVVAAEEQGVKPEQLAGTIQNDILKEFMVRNTYIYPPKPSMRIISDIFAFTSAKMPKFNSISISGYHIQEAGATADLELAYTLADGVEYLRAGIDAGMPVDKFAPRLSFFWAIGMNFFMEVAKLRAGRLLWSELVAKFEPENAKSLSLRTHSQTSGWSLTAQDVFNNVPRTCVEAMAATQGHTQSLHTNALDEALALPTDFSARIARNTQLLIQQESNTTRPIDPWGGSYYVEWLTHQLAQRARAHIAEVEAHGGMAQAISEGIPKLRIEEAAARTQARIDTGQQAVIGVNKYQAEEDQAIEVLKVENSRVRVEQNEKLVRLRAERDSAECERALADLTRAAASSEGGMENNLMALAIAAARAKATVGEISDALEKVYGRHQAEIRTLSGVYREEAGKVTNISDAIELVEEFAEAEGRRPRILVCKMGQDGHDRGQKVIATAFADLGMDVDVGPLFQTPEEVAQQAADNDVHIVGVSSLAAGHLTLVPALKQALADVGRPDIMVVVGGVIPPGDFDELYRAGAASIFAPGTVIADAAIDLIKKLADSLGHEIGTGASE
- the meaB gene encoding methylmalonyl Co-A mutase-associated GTPase MeaB, producing MSDAPRTAEGGSGHPRLGTTSGTGVAGSGPSSAGRAAKRIIDVDQLAASVRAGERSGLARAITLVESARGDHRELAQQLLLRVTPDADAAVSNRVGITGVPGVGKSTFIDALGMKLLAEGHRVAVLAVDPSSTRTGGSILGDKTRMARLSLERDAFIRPSPTAGTLGGVAKATRETIVLLEAAGYDTILVETVGVGQSEVTVANMVDVFCFLTLARTGDQLQGIKKGVLELADLVAVNKADGKHELEAKSAARELAGAMRLIHPRQSLWHPPVITMSGLEGTGLEQFWDTVLQHRQVLTDAGEFDEKRRRQQIDWTWTMVHDHLLRRLTDNPDVKSLRPQVEKQVRDGSLTPALAAEEILRVFDNRP